In the Mytilus galloprovincialis chromosome 10, xbMytGall1.hap1.1, whole genome shotgun sequence genome, one interval contains:
- the LOC143048297 gene encoding polycomb protein EED-like has protein sequence MSDSEESMSTMPVLQKRPKISLPANTDGSGDDQDDISSTASTILDDISESSNVPRRGKGKPRIKRPKLQFRYINHVKEDHGLPLFGLSINQLTREGDPIVFATVGTNRVTLYELQDSGKIKLLQAFIDPSTEENFYCVAWSYDEVGLPLLAAAGLRGVIRIISPVTMQCIKHFVGHGNAVNELKFYPKDPNLLLSVSKDHTLRMWNIKTDVCVIIFGGVDGHRDEVLSADFSIKGSIIVSCGMDHSLKMWKMDKEELQAAIESSYTYNSAKTNKPFPTVFQNFPDFSTRDVHRNYVDCVRWLGNFVLSKSCENSINCWKPGGLHDSLADMKPHDNKVTILHRFDYKECDIWYMRFCLDFWQKLMALGNQVGKIYVWDIDVDDPREARYIVITHQKCYSPIRQTAFTRDGSILLAVTDDASIWRWERVK, from the exons atgtcgGACAGCGAAGAAAGCATGTCAACAATGCCAGTGTTACAAAAAAGACCCAAAATATCACTCCCAGCAAACACAGACGGTTCAGGGGATGATCAG GATGATATTTCCAGTACAGCCAGTACTATCCTGGATGACATATCAGAGAGTAGTAATGTCCCACGCAGAGGAAAAGGAAAGCCCagaataaaaagaccaaaactacaGTTCAGATATATAAATCATGTCAAG GAAGATCATGGACTGCCATTGTTTGGTTTATCAATTAATCAGCTGACCAGAGAGGGAGATCCAATAGTGTTTGCTACAGTAGGAACTAATAGG gTAACTTTGTATGAATTACAAGACAGTGGGAAGATCAAATTATTACAGGCCTTTATAGACCCATCA ACTGAAGAAAATTTTTACTGTGTTGCTTGGTCTTATGATGAAGTAGGTCTACCGTTACTAGCAGCAGCTGGTCTCCGGGGTGTTATACGTATCATTAGTCCTGTGACCATGCAGTGTATAAAG caTTTTGTAGGACATGGTAATGCAGTGAATGAGTTAAAGTTTTATCCAAAGGATCCTAATTTGTTACTGTCTGTGTCTAAAG ATCATACACTACGTATGTGGAATATAAAGACAGATGTATGTGTAATTATATTTGGTGGTGTAGATGGACATAGAGATGAAGTTCTTAGTGCA GATTTTAGTATTAAAGGATCAATAATTGTATCATGTGGTATGGATCATTCACTAAAGATGTGGAAAATGGATAAAGAGGAGTTACAGGCAGCTATAGAATCATCATACACGTATAATTCTGCAAAAACAAACAA accATTCCCAACAGTGTTCCAGAATTTTCCTGACTTCAGTACCAGAGATGTTCATAGAAATTATGTAGACTGTGTTCGATGGCTGGGCAATTTTGTTTTGTCAAAG tCCTGTGAAAATAGTATAAATTGTTGGAAACCAGGAGGTTTACATGATTCATTGGCTGACATGAAACCACATGACAATAAAGTGACCATCTTACATCGATTTGATTACAAAGAATGTGATATCTGGTACATGAGATTCTGTCTTGACTTCTGGCAGAAG TTGATGGCACTTGGAAATCAAGTAGGAAAGATTTATGTGTGGGATATAGATGTGGATGATCCTAGAGAAGCAAG GTACATAGTGATTACACACCAGAAATGTTACTCACCAATACGACAAACAGCATTTACACGAGATGGGTCTATATTACTAGCAGTGACAGATGATGCCTCTATCTGGAGATGGGAGAGAGTAAAATAG
- the LOC143048296 gene encoding uncharacterized protein LOC143048296, which produces MDRKFNMRFISLIFTLNCWILSVTCKPCTNLPSCECDENETLIKCENIIGLSILSRIKPSVVSLTVENSFLGPTLNASFSSYIMEVEEIDLSHSRIHSLTVHVFKYLRNLRRLILKNNFLRILKFEVFDHLTALKELDLSHNRFGVLPDGPFHSLISLRFLNVSFNNLTNLKFGLRFQVMESMQSIDLSGNKFQTISNDSFEMTANWRDHIPKVMNLSHCGIENIQSGAFRYPKGMETLILKGNKGISYENLTALFNSSDSPKIKNLDLTKTGLTDVSELFISLRSRNIKELTLSHNEITLLSTDLSENLGGTLLKFDMRGNKLTSISGAVSELRDLHYLDLSENLISEVDSNFDANLIKLKYLNLAHNKISAGKLTLQNFVELDTLDLSFNQLTSFIIPQTLIKLQTVNLAGNGISTLESLDGLINLENFYFQQNKLTELKKFLFVDSPIINIADFSGNEIEKIDEGTFEPHSPRFVNLSFNQLKKLKFPGWTNVKSISLRGNNLENLHGESFYALFQLEFLDLAENALLYIDDNLFLYLTNLTTLHLEHNQLLGISNWKSLFRALISLRYIDFSYNNLTRFDSSILSMSKSLQQLKADHNHIHNVDTAGFKGLTQLQNVDFSTNYFVCNCDLINFRNWLQDSGVMIMQKGSNNYTCKGPPEQKGIDVFKFEIDDFECDFMFLYIVVYSCVGGVFVVVVIITSFVCHYHLKWRREQLNTENTASIDFERMERVPFIPDGTIMRKQNTRHKTNRKTQKQESAKVSKTKKKKKNQHNAEMYIMNGNVKLMNGKIPNGIKNGKTNNKAASKGHSKKTTKKKRYNSDPPYLFRHENELVIPKPRRKTYSDLEMNPYVQQFLLQQHKKQMKNMINKRYNRESFRNVDIIRPVHGSRSSPDFKYNGTNTLPKSHTVDYRLNEHYPEMATWHGSRGRQNKNYTTADVHQMEYVDNKHKMSGYNTISGVPSHRSHAQYI; this is translated from the coding sequence ATGGATCGAAAATTTAATATGagatttatttctttaattttcacATTGAATTGTTGGATTTTATCAGTGACATGCAAACCTTGCACGAATCTACCAAGCTGTGAATGTGATGAAAATGAAACACttataaaatgtgaaaatattatAGGCTTGAGTATTTTATCCAGGATAAAACCGAGTGTTGTCTCTCTGACTGTGGAAAATAGTTTCCTAGGACCAACATTAAATGCTTCATTCTCATCCTATATAATGGAGGTGGAAGAGATTGACCTATCACATAGTAGAATACATTCATTGACAGTTCATGTGTTTAAATATCTTAGGAACTTACGTAgacttattttgaaaaataattttctaaGAATATTAAAATTTGAGGTTTTCGATCATTTAACAGCTTTAAAGGAGTTAGACCTGAGTCATAACAGATTTGGAGTTCTACCAGATGGTCCTTTTCATTCTTTGATAAGTTTACGCTTCCTCAATGTTAGTTTTAACAATCTGACAAATCTCAAATTTGGTTTAAGGTTTCAAGTGATGGAAAGTATGCAGTCTATAGACTTATCAGGAAATAAATTCCAAACAATTTCAAATGACTCATTTGAAATGACAGCAAATTGGCGTGATCATATACCAAAAGTGATGAACCTCTCACATTGTGGAATAGAAAATATACAATCAGGAGCTTTCAGATATCCTAAAGGGATGGAAACTTTGATACTTAAAGGAAATAAGGGCATTTCATATGAAAACCTGACTGCCCTATTCAACTCAAGTGATTCACCAAAGATCAAAAATCTTGACTTGACTAAAACTGGTTTAACAGATGTATCAGAACTTTTTATTTCTCTTCGAAGTCGCAACATAAAAGAATTAACATTATCACACAATGAGATAACCTTGTTGTCTACTGATCTTTCTGAGAATCTTGGCGGAACGTTACTAAAGTTTGATATGAGAGGTAATAAATTAACTTCCATATCTGGTGCTGTGTCAGAACTTCGAGATCTGCATTATTTAGATTTATCAGAAAATCTCATTTCAGAAGTGGATTCCAATTTTGATGCTAATCtgataaaacttaaatatttgaatttggcacACAACAAAATTTCTGCTGGTAAATTAACTTTACAAAACTTTGTTGAGCTTGACACTTTAGATCTTAGTTTTAACCAGTTGACGTCATTTATTATTCCACAAACTCTGATTAAATTACAAACCGTGAACTTAGCTGGTAATGGAATAAGTACATTAGAATCACTGGATGGTTTAATTAACTtggaaaacttttattttcaacaaaacaaaCTAACAGAGCTTAAAAAATTCTTGTTTGTTGATTCACCGATTATCAACATAGCTGATTTTAGTGGGAATGAAATTGAAAAGATAGATGAAGGGACTTTTGAACCTCATTCACCAAGATTCGTTAATCTGTCTTTTAACCAACTGAAGAAACTTAAGTTTCCGGGATGGACTAATGTCAAATCTATTAGTTTACgaggaaataatttagaaaaccTGCATGGAGAATCATTTTATGCTTTATTTCAATTAGAATTTCTGGATTTGGCAGAGAATGCTTTGCTTTATATTgatgataatttgtttttgtatctaACAAACTTGACAACTTTACATCTGGAACACAATCAGCTGCTTGGAATCTCAAATTGGAAATCATTGTTCCGAGCCTTAATTAGCCTTAGATACATCGACTTTAGTTACAATAATTTAACAAGGTTTGATTCGAGTATCCTCTCAATGAGTAAATCATTACAACAATTAAAAGCAGATCATAATCACATTCATAACGTTGACACTGCTGGATTTAAAGGTCTTACACAATTACAAAATGTAGATTTTTCCACCAATTATTTTGTATGTAACTGTGATCTGATTAACTTTAGAAATTGGCTGCAAGATTCTGGTGTAATGATTATGCAAAAAGGTAGTAATAATTATACATGCAAAGGGCCTCCCGAACAAAAAGGAATAGATGTATTTAAGTTTGAAATCGATGATTTTGAATgtgattttatgtttttgtaCATTGTTGTTTATTCTTGTGTTGGAGGAGTCTTTGTGGTGGTTGTCATTATCACGTCATTTGTATGTCACTATCATCTTAAATGGAGGAGAGAACAGTTGAATACTGAAAACACTgcgtctattgactttgaaaggATGGAGCGTGTCCCTTTTATCCCAGATGGAACAATAATGAGAAAACAAAATACCAGACataagacaaacagaaaaacacaaaaacaggAATCTGCAAAGGTCAGTAAGaccaagaagaagaagaaaaatcagCATAATGCTGAAATGTATATAATGAATGGAAATGTGAAATTAATGAATGGAAAAATTCCTAATGGCATTAAAAATGGGAAAACTAACAATAAAGCTGCCTCTAAAGGACATTCAAAGAAGACAACCAAAAAGAAACGCTATAACTCAGACCCACCTTACTTGTTCAGACACGAGAATGAACTTGTGATTCCTAAACCTAGACGTAAAACATATTCTGATCTTGAGATGAACCCTTACGTTCAACAGTTTCTTCTACAACAACACAAAAAGCAGatgaaaaacatgataaataagaGATACAATAGAGAATCATTTAGAAATGTGGATATCATACGGCCAGTGCATGGTAGTAGGAGTTCTCCCGACTTTAAATATAATGGTACAAACACGCTCCCAAAATCACACACAGTGGATTATAGACTTAATGAACATTATCCTGAAATGGCCACATGGCATGGCTCTCGTGGCAGACAAAACAAAAACTATACCACAGCAGATGTACATCAGATGGAATATGTtgataataaacataaaatgtcAGGCTACAATACAATAAGTGGTGTTCCATCTCATCGATCTCATGCTCAATATATCTGA